The following are encoded in a window of Roseimaritima ulvae genomic DNA:
- a CDS encoding DUF2309 domain-containing protein, with protein MSDLTSPPAAELATDTSLCQDRHCLRSAIERARHFLPCQGPISIFVHHNTLHMFEDLPFEQAVLEGGRRYGCEPYLPESRYREELHRGRISVDDLRQVLMDDLDEQADELIASFGTRYTLRLAMLQITLHSAPDAELHWLLAETNLLKRFREELSPQRREQFIRSTRNWVLRHRGGPARPAPPSSSATSGGLPSVVEVVLSRSGGDRVQSWSHAQWEAFVLQLMWQVCHDGVEAANLKDVAPQTPVRLRDLLLEVSGEDIDVTVNEILIRFCGAFLDQGFADWPLPDREQGFAKAFARLYLHPLTVFPVWMRGIRRELQSILDGPFDPLDSILASLDALDIAPQDVEEKLSATLLALRGWAGMIWQTESHAPWLPHPTPAGTLDEYLAVRLILERFAIAELGRRRYRSDDISQIRTLAERERPPRRGPSTDVRTYTIFQLAQSGGWTPEQLVNMSRQQWACLVREIEAFDSLERRRILHAAYERLYQVATLDAIAVHSARRRGQQPDPDTPPSFVAIFCIDDREESFRRHLEEVDPQCITASAAGFYGVAMYYQGADHAHYRPLCPAIITPQHYVREEPLFSAVNVSQRRAQRRRQIGWFTHQVHTHSRTLVGGWVTGVFGAIATFPMVARILAPRLTSRIRQSLGTFVRPPATELHIERTAADPGAENDAIGYSLKEMADIVTRILQDTAVVKNFPPIVVFFGHGSGSLNNPHESAYNCGACSGGRGGPNARAFALMANDPRVRRLLAERGLEVPESVRFLGAFHNTCNDHVEYYDLDLLPRTHRPLFRRIEESVQETRARNAHERSRRFESAPLDLTPAAALEHVEQRAEDLSQARPEYNHATNALVTVGRRNWTRGLFMDRRVFLTEYDPAVDDEDASVLTRILQAAIPVCAGINLEYYFSTVDIEGYGCGSKLPHNVASMIGVMTGAASDLRPGLSQQMVEIHEPMRCLFIIETTPDKFDRILENNPGIARLVRGNWVQVALLDPATSAIVRYVRGRYEPYLPDATDLPKADCSIDWYRGQRQHLGFATICSEPQP; from the coding sequence ATGTCGGATTTGACATCCCCGCCCGCCGCCGAGCTCGCGACCGATACCTCCCTGTGCCAAGACCGGCACTGCCTGCGGTCGGCGATTGAGCGTGCCAGACATTTTCTGCCCTGCCAGGGGCCCATTTCGATTTTCGTGCACCACAATACGTTGCACATGTTTGAGGACCTGCCCTTTGAACAGGCGGTGTTGGAAGGCGGGCGACGTTACGGCTGCGAACCCTACCTTCCGGAATCGCGTTATCGTGAAGAACTCCACCGTGGACGTATCTCGGTCGACGATCTGCGTCAGGTGTTGATGGACGACCTGGATGAACAGGCCGATGAGTTGATCGCCAGCTTTGGCACCCGCTACACCCTGCGACTGGCGATGCTGCAGATCACCCTGCATTCGGCCCCCGACGCCGAACTGCACTGGTTGCTTGCCGAAACCAATCTGCTGAAACGGTTCCGCGAAGAACTGTCTCCGCAGCGTCGCGAGCAATTCATCCGCAGCACCCGAAACTGGGTGCTGCGGCACCGTGGCGGCCCCGCCCGGCCCGCCCCCCCATCATCGTCCGCCACCTCCGGCGGCCTGCCCTCGGTAGTCGAAGTTGTCTTGAGCCGTTCCGGCGGCGACCGGGTCCAGTCCTGGTCGCACGCGCAGTGGGAAGCCTTTGTGCTGCAGCTGATGTGGCAGGTTTGTCACGACGGTGTGGAAGCGGCCAACCTGAAAGACGTCGCGCCCCAGACTCCGGTGCGATTGCGTGACTTGCTGCTGGAGGTAAGCGGCGAAGACATCGACGTGACGGTCAATGAGATCCTGATCCGATTCTGCGGGGCGTTTCTCGACCAAGGCTTTGCGGACTGGCCGTTGCCCGATCGCGAGCAGGGATTTGCCAAAGCGTTTGCGAGGCTCTACCTGCATCCGCTGACGGTCTTCCCAGTTTGGATGCGGGGCATTCGCCGCGAGTTGCAATCGATCCTGGACGGCCCCTTTGATCCGCTGGATTCGATCCTGGCTTCACTAGACGCTCTGGACATCGCTCCTCAGGACGTCGAAGAAAAGTTATCGGCCACGCTGCTGGCTCTCCGCGGCTGGGCGGGCATGATCTGGCAGACCGAATCCCACGCTCCCTGGCTGCCGCATCCCACACCGGCCGGCACGTTGGATGAATACTTAGCCGTGCGTTTGATTCTCGAACGTTTCGCCATCGCCGAACTGGGCCGGCGTCGCTATCGCAGCGATGACATCTCCCAGATCCGCACGTTGGCCGAACGCGAACGACCGCCCCGGCGCGGGCCCTCGACGGACGTTCGCACCTACACGATCTTTCAGCTGGCCCAGTCCGGCGGCTGGACGCCCGAGCAGCTGGTGAATATGTCGCGTCAGCAATGGGCATGTCTGGTGCGTGAAATCGAAGCCTTCGATTCACTCGAGCGGCGGCGCATCCTGCACGCCGCCTACGAACGGCTCTATCAAGTGGCCACGCTGGACGCCATCGCCGTGCACTCCGCTCGCCGTCGCGGCCAGCAGCCCGATCCCGACACACCGCCTTCGTTTGTAGCCATCTTCTGCATCGACGATCGCGAAGAATCATTCCGCCGCCATCTGGAGGAAGTCGATCCGCAATGCATCACCGCCTCGGCGGCCGGCTTTTATGGCGTGGCCATGTATTACCAGGGCGCCGACCACGCCCACTACCGACCGCTGTGTCCGGCGATCATTACCCCCCAGCACTACGTTCGCGAAGAGCCGCTATTTTCGGCGGTGAATGTCAGTCAGCGACGGGCCCAACGCCGCCGCCAGATCGGTTGGTTCACGCACCAAGTCCACACCCATTCGCGAACCCTGGTAGGCGGCTGGGTGACGGGCGTGTTTGGGGCAATCGCCACCTTCCCGATGGTCGCTCGCATCTTGGCGCCGCGATTAACTTCCCGGATTCGCCAATCGCTGGGCACCTTTGTGCGACCGCCGGCCACCGAACTGCACATCGAACGAACCGCCGCCGACCCCGGTGCCGAAAACGACGCGATCGGCTACAGCCTGAAAGAGATGGCGGACATCGTGACCCGCATCCTGCAGGACACGGCGGTGGTAAAAAACTTTCCGCCGATTGTGGTGTTTTTTGGCCACGGCAGCGGCAGCTTGAACAACCCCCACGAATCGGCCTACAACTGCGGGGCCTGCAGCGGCGGCCGTGGCGGCCCCAACGCCCGCGCCTTCGCACTGATGGCCAACGATCCTCGCGTCCGCCGTTTGTTGGCCGAACGTGGCTTGGAGGTCCCCGAATCGGTGCGCTTTCTCGGCGCCTTCCACAACACCTGTAACGACCACGTCGAATACTACGATTTGGACCTGCTGCCGCGAACCCATCGCCCGCTGTTTCGTCGCATCGAAGAGAGCGTTCAAGAAACCCGTGCCCGCAATGCTCACGAACGTTCGCGGCGGTTTGAATCCGCGCCGCTGGATCTGACCCCGGCCGCGGCTTTGGAACACGTCGAACAACGCGCCGAAGATCTCTCGCAGGCTCGACCGGAATACAACCACGCCACTAATGCTTTGGTCACCGTCGGCCGCCGCAACTGGACGCGTGGGCTGTTCATGGACCGCCGCGTGTTCTTGACCGAATACGACCCGGCCGTCGATGACGAAGACGCCAGCGTGCTGACGCGGATCCTGCAAGCGGCGATTCCCGTGTGTGCGGGCATCAACCTGGAATACTACTTTTCCACCGTCGATATCGAAGGCTACGGCTGCGGTTCCAAACTGCCCCACAACGTGGCCTCGATGATCGGCGTGATGACCGGTGCGGCCAGCGACTTGCGTCCCGGGCTATCGCAGCAGATGGTCGAAATCCACGAACCCATGCGGTGCCTGTTCATCATTGAAACGACGCCCGACAAGTTCGACAGGATCCTGGAAAACAATCCCGGCATCGCGCGGTTGGTGCGAGGCAACTGGGTACAAGTGGCGCTGCTGGATCCCGCCACCTCCGCCATCGTGCGATACGTTCGCGGTCGCTACGAACCCTACCTGCCAGACGCCACCGACCTGCCCAAAGCGGACTGCTCGATCGACTGGTATCGCGGCCAACGCCAACACTTGGGATTCGCCACCATCTGCTCTGAACCACAACCATGA
- a CDS encoding proton-conducting transporter transmembrane domain-containing protein — protein MNYLELTFQTLGSLVVASPMVLLAVLGLTALAGRPLSETGVSRCTQAAVLLALLPAVGILAIMLATDIRYVPIELGSWVNLPEQDFHFHLKFVFDRLSIPFLILSCVLCGVVGAFTRRYLHREQGYGRFFLYYAVFFCGMVLSSLAGTIETLFVGWELVGLSSALLVAYFHERVNPVRNGQRVWSIYRLSDAAFLIAAITMHHWTGEGDFGGLMSSGVWPEGVAAVTSNQALIVGGLLLIAIAGKSALFPFSGWLPRAMEGPTPSSAIFYGALSVHLGAYLLLRLSPLLEASLTLQLMVITLGGVSAICGAVMSRVQNDIKVSLAYASLTQVGIIVVEIGLGLRYLALIHIIGHACLRTMQLLRAPTLLRDYNEMENKIGTRLPPGSSRMAHRLPLALQRWGYRFGFDRGFMDIALDRWIVGPFRQTFTWFDGIERRLTDSLSHEPSRESDRAELHPEDIHNAA, from the coding sequence ATGAATTATCTCGAACTAACCTTTCAAACCCTGGGTTCGCTGGTCGTGGCCAGCCCGATGGTGTTGCTGGCCGTGCTGGGCCTGACGGCTCTGGCGGGCCGCCCGCTCAGCGAGACCGGGGTTTCCCGCTGCACGCAAGCCGCCGTCTTGCTGGCCTTACTGCCGGCGGTCGGCATTCTGGCGATCATGCTGGCCACCGACATCCGCTACGTGCCGATTGAACTGGGCAGCTGGGTCAACCTGCCCGAACAAGACTTTCATTTCCATCTGAAGTTCGTGTTCGATCGACTCAGCATCCCCTTCCTGATCCTGTCCTGTGTGCTGTGTGGTGTAGTCGGCGCCTTCACGCGTCGTTACCTGCACCGCGAACAGGGTTACGGACGTTTCTTTTTGTACTACGCGGTGTTCTTCTGCGGGATGGTGCTCAGCTCGTTGGCTGGCACGATCGAAACGTTGTTTGTGGGTTGGGAACTGGTTGGCCTATCCTCGGCCCTGCTGGTGGCTTATTTCCACGAACGCGTCAACCCGGTCCGCAACGGTCAACGCGTATGGTCGATCTATCGACTCTCCGACGCCGCGTTCCTGATCGCGGCCATCACCATGCATCACTGGACCGGCGAAGGCGACTTCGGGGGTCTGATGAGTTCGGGGGTGTGGCCCGAAGGAGTCGCGGCGGTGACGTCCAATCAAGCTCTGATCGTGGGCGGTTTGTTGCTGATCGCCATCGCCGGCAAATCGGCATTGTTTCCCTTCAGCGGCTGGCTGCCCCGAGCCATGGAGGGGCCGACGCCCTCGAGTGCGATTTTTTACGGAGCCTTATCGGTGCACTTGGGAGCCTACCTGCTGCTGCGACTGAGCCCGCTGTTGGAGGCGTCGCTGACGCTGCAGCTGATGGTCATCACCCTGGGCGGCGTGTCGGCGATCTGTGGAGCGGTGATGTCTCGCGTGCAGAACGACATCAAGGTCTCGCTGGCCTACGCTTCGCTGACGCAAGTCGGCATCATCGTGGTCGAAATCGGTCTGGGGCTGCGTTACCTGGCCTTGATTCACATCATCGGCCACGCCTGCTTGCGGACCATGCAGCTGCTGCGAGCTCCCACGCTGCTGCGTGACTACAACGAAATGGAAAACAAAATTGGCACCCGCTTGCCGCCCGGCAGCAGCCGCATGGCACACCGCCTGCCACTGGCCCTGCAACGCTGGGGTTACCGCTTCGGCTTCGATCGCGGCTTTATGGACATCGCTCTGGATCGCTGGATCGTGGGTCCCTTTAGACAGACATTTACCTGGTTCGATGGCATCGAACGGCGGCTGACCGACAGCCTCTCGCACGAACCCTCGCGAGAATCGGATCGAGCCGAATTACATCCCGAAGACATCCACAATGCCGCCTAA
- a CDS encoding proton-conducting transporter transmembrane domain-containing protein: protein MPELHFPWIEVSILVPLFGALWLQIIGNHQHALRYAIGICSLTFLLTVGELLDFVSLGSFEAHDHWLFLDWLFNRDIFVVDELSAFQLPLAALIFLVTVMSTLRTKAPRFSLRLTLISETLVLATFSCRTSWTLIALLIASAVPPYLELRRRQRCTRIYVLHMSAFAVLLLVGYGWLAMVDVTSTAALVPGALLTVAALLRSGIFPLHLWITAMFEKNTFGTAILFTTPLVGAYAVMRLVLPIAPSWALQSIAVLSLVTAVYAGGMALIQREARRMFCFLLLSQSSLVLVGLELVTPIGLTGALCLWLSVGLSLTGFGITLRCIESRISRVSLADFHGLSKQMPMLAGFFLLTGLAAIGFPATIGFVGMELLIEGAVDVYPLVGTMVVIAAALCGIAVLLAYFRIFTGHTNNTLVPMHARPAERMAVLVLTVLIVGGGLVPQPGVASRYHAAKELTRLRQSNPITQHQEVEKPPPETQPQQTPDS from the coding sequence ATGCCCGAACTTCACTTTCCCTGGATCGAAGTCTCCATATTGGTGCCATTGTTTGGCGCCTTGTGGCTACAGATCATCGGTAATCACCAGCACGCCTTGCGTTACGCCATCGGGATCTGCTCGCTGACGTTTCTGTTGACCGTCGGCGAACTACTGGACTTCGTGTCGCTCGGTTCCTTCGAAGCTCACGACCACTGGCTGTTCTTAGATTGGTTGTTTAACCGCGATATTTTTGTCGTCGATGAACTAAGCGCCTTCCAACTGCCCTTGGCGGCGTTGATTTTTCTGGTCACGGTGATGTCGACCCTGCGCACCAAAGCGCCACGGTTTTCACTGCGGCTGACGCTGATTTCCGAGACCCTGGTGCTGGCAACGTTCTCCTGCCGCACCTCCTGGACGTTGATCGCTCTGCTGATCGCTTCGGCCGTCCCGCCCTACCTGGAACTGCGGCGGCGGCAACGATGCACGCGGATCTATGTGCTGCACATGTCCGCCTTTGCCGTGTTGCTGTTGGTCGGATACGGTTGGTTGGCGATGGTGGACGTCACCTCCACGGCGGCCCTGGTTCCCGGGGCCCTGTTGACGGTCGCGGCGCTGCTGCGCAGCGGAATCTTTCCGTTGCACCTGTGGATCACCGCCATGTTCGAAAAGAACACCTTTGGCACGGCGATTTTGTTTACCACGCCGTTGGTCGGAGCGTACGCGGTGATGCGATTGGTGTTGCCGATCGCCCCCTCATGGGCCTTGCAAAGCATCGCCGTGCTGAGCCTGGTGACGGCCGTATATGCCGGCGGCATGGCCCTGATCCAGCGTGAAGCTCGCCGGATGTTTTGCTTCTTGCTGCTCAGCCAATCGTCCCTGGTGCTGGTGGGCCTGGAACTGGTCACGCCGATCGGGCTGACCGGCGCCCTGTGCCTGTGGCTATCGGTGGGCCTATCGCTGACCGGGTTTGGGATCACGCTGCGGTGCATCGAATCGCGGATCTCGCGGGTCTCCCTGGCCGACTTTCACGGACTGTCGAAACAGATGCCGATGTTGGCAGGGTTCTTCCTGCTGACCGGATTGGCCGCCATCGGATTCCCGGCCACGATCGGGTTCGTGGGCATGGAACTGCTGATCGAAGGCGCCGTCGACGTGTATCCGCTGGTGGGCACGATGGTGGTAATCGCCGCGGCCCTGTGCGGCATCGCCGTCTTGTTGGCCTACTTCCGCATCTTCACCGGACACACCAACAACACCCTGGTGCCGATGCACGCCCGGCCGGCCGAACGGATGGCCGTGCTGGTACTGACCGTGTTAATCGTTGGCGGCGGCCTGGTGCCGCAGCCTGGCGTCGCCTCACGCTACCACGCCGCCAAAGAATTGACGCGGCTGCGGCAAAGCAACCCGATCACCCAGCATCAAGAAGTGGAAAAACCACCGCCAGAAACTCAGCCACAGCAGACACCTGACAGCTGA
- a CDS encoding SulP family inorganic anion transporter: protein MTAPIPQSSDIPRGNAAGFVKYFKHDFVSGLLVFLIALPLCLGISIASGYPPIAGIFTAIVGSVVATLISNSELTIKGPAAGLIVIAIGCIGEFGGDGMVGGWTEADASAYQAALAVGVAAAVLQIFFGIFRAGILGEFFPISAVHGMLAAIGVIIIAKQIPVALGVSASGGPIELLREIPTFIASANPAIAAIGVTSVLIMFLWPLVGAKIGFCKIFPSPMIVLLVAIPMGMAFDLMHPHSYTLQNHEYQLGENYLVDMPDRVFGMFDSITQPDFSALQQPMAWKWVFMFFIIGSLESLLSAKAIDLIDPWKRKSSMDRDMVAVGAGNLCCAMVGGLPMISEIVRSKANIDNGARTRFADFWHGMLLLVCVAFIPMVLHRIPMASLAAMLIYTGFRLAHPSEFLNVWRIGREQLVIFCVTLVAVLATDLLIGIAIGIATKVIIHLANGVPLRSLFVPEIEVTEDDGQNVRLTAYRSAVFSNWIPIRRQIERLGLLERKNVELDLSEVKLVDHTVMDKLHELENDFEQQGLQFTTVGLEAHQPFAQHAHSARRKGLCLVQRLTVTTEPDIERMLETAFIRLGATGFTSLPCRGVGRHEILGNAAEMRPQVRIEVIVPQPACTQMMEYLRREVQPKHRLTFAVETVQVSRLDAFVPLAENNHTTAAPDHDSLQPAHH, encoded by the coding sequence ATGACCGCTCCGATCCCCCAGTCATCCGACATCCCTCGCGGCAACGCAGCGGGATTCGTCAAGTATTTCAAGCACGACTTTGTCTCCGGTCTGCTGGTTTTTCTGATCGCTTTGCCGCTGTGTTTGGGGATTTCCATCGCCAGCGGGTACCCACCGATCGCCGGAATTTTCACCGCCATCGTGGGCTCGGTGGTAGCCACGTTGATCAGCAATTCGGAGCTGACGATCAAAGGCCCGGCGGCGGGATTGATCGTGATCGCGATCGGCTGCATCGGCGAATTCGGCGGTGACGGGATGGTGGGCGGCTGGACGGAAGCCGACGCATCGGCCTACCAGGCGGCATTGGCGGTGGGCGTGGCGGCGGCGGTCTTGCAAATTTTCTTTGGCATCTTTCGCGCCGGGATTTTGGGCGAGTTCTTTCCGATCTCCGCGGTGCACGGCATGCTGGCGGCGATCGGTGTGATCATTATCGCCAAACAAATCCCCGTCGCCCTGGGTGTCAGCGCGTCGGGCGGCCCGATCGAATTGCTGCGAGAAATCCCCACCTTTATCGCATCGGCCAACCCGGCGATCGCCGCCATTGGAGTGACCAGTGTGCTGATCATGTTCCTGTGGCCGTTGGTCGGAGCGAAAATCGGGTTCTGCAAAATTTTTCCTTCGCCGATGATCGTGCTGTTGGTAGCCATCCCCATGGGCATGGCCTTCGACTTGATGCACCCGCACTCGTACACGCTGCAAAATCATGAGTACCAACTGGGCGAAAACTATCTGGTCGATATGCCCGATCGCGTGTTTGGGATGTTTGATTCGATCACCCAGCCCGATTTTTCGGCATTGCAACAACCCATGGCTTGGAAATGGGTGTTCATGTTCTTCATCATCGGCAGCCTCGAATCGTTGCTCAGCGCCAAAGCCATCGACCTGATCGATCCCTGGAAACGCAAGAGCAGTATGGACCGCGACATGGTGGCCGTCGGTGCCGGCAACCTGTGCTGTGCGATGGTCGGCGGCCTGCCGATGATTTCGGAAATCGTGCGTAGTAAAGCCAATATCGACAACGGCGCGCGAACGCGTTTCGCCGACTTCTGGCATGGCATGCTGCTGTTGGTCTGCGTGGCCTTTATCCCCATGGTGCTGCACCGCATCCCCATGGCTTCGCTGGCCGCGATGCTGATCTATACGGGCTTCCGCTTGGCTCACCCCAGTGAGTTCCTGAACGTGTGGCGGATCGGCCGCGAACAACTGGTGATCTTTTGCGTCACCCTGGTCGCCGTGCTGGCCACGGACTTGCTGATCGGGATCGCGATCGGGATCGCCACCAAAGTTATTATCCACTTGGCCAACGGTGTGCCGCTGCGTTCGCTATTTGTCCCGGAAATTGAAGTCACCGAAGACGACGGACAAAACGTTCGCCTGACCGCTTACCGCTCGGCCGTGTTCAGCAACTGGATCCCCATTCGTCGCCAGATCGAACGCCTGGGATTGCTGGAACGCAAAAACGTCGAACTGGATCTGTCGGAAGTGAAACTGGTCGACCACACCGTGATGGACAAATTGCACGAGCTGGAAAACGATTTCGAACAACAGGGTTTGCAGTTCACCACCGTTGGCCTGGAAGCGCACCAACCCTTCGCGCAACACGCCCACTCCGCGCGACGCAAAGGCCTGTGCCTGGTGCAGCGACTGACCGTCACCACCGAACCCGACATTGAGCGGATGCTGGAAACCGCATTCATTCGCCTGGGCGCCACCGGATTCACTTCCCTGCCCTGTCGCGGCGTCGGACGCCATGAAATCCTTGGCAACGCCGCCGAAATGCGGCCCCAGGTGCGGATTGAAGTCATCGTCCCTCAACCAGCGTGCACGCAGATGATGGAATACCTTCGGCGCGAAGTCCAACCGAAACACCGGCTCACCTTCGCGGTGGAAACAGTCCAAGTCTCGCGTCTGGATGCGTTTGTTCCGCTGGCCGAAAACAACCACACCACGGCCGCCCCAGACCACGACTCGCTGCAGCCAGCCCACCACTAA
- a CDS encoding DUF1559 domain-containing protein has product MNRSTSPQRRGFTLVELLVVIAIIGVLVGLLLPAVQAAREAARRMSCGNNMKQIGLAAHNYSDTYQTLPWNSAPGNSSHPGHPRGQWQQVSWLTAILPFMEQQPLYDQIDFNTVNTMSAAVNNPLAQTVVPGYLCPSDAQEELRNGQVPGYRWGATSTAAGTDYVGNLGHIWGGWRDCGAVPEFPGPATDTNLFVRGSAGTPWVNGESLSEQSRCNGVFKYYGSRRFADVTDGTSSTILAFEEMHWRGGNGGRFDKNPNDTAAWMSPLAAVNTVRNPINNTNPAWQQGAGDRRCAGWSSNHPGGALATRVDGSVGLVTETIDHILRYSLGVRNDGLPINE; this is encoded by the coding sequence ATGAATCGTTCTACAAGCCCCCAACGCAGGGGTTTCACGCTCGTTGAACTACTGGTGGTCATCGCGATCATTGGCGTCTTGGTGGGGCTCCTGTTGCCCGCCGTACAAGCTGCACGTGAAGCCGCTCGTCGTATGAGCTGCGGCAACAACATGAAGCAGATTGGTCTGGCCGCCCACAACTACAGCGACACCTACCAAACCCTGCCCTGGAACAGCGCTCCAGGTAACAGCTCGCACCCAGGTCACCCCCGTGGCCAATGGCAGCAAGTTTCTTGGTTGACCGCGATCCTGCCCTTCATGGAGCAACAACCGCTTTATGATCAGATCGATTTCAACACCGTAAATACGATGTCCGCGGCGGTTAATAACCCGCTGGCACAGACGGTCGTCCCGGGCTACCTGTGCCCCTCCGATGCACAGGAAGAACTTCGCAATGGACAGGTACCGGGCTATCGCTGGGGAGCGACCTCAACGGCTGCGGGTACGGACTACGTAGGCAACCTCGGTCATATCTGGGGTGGTTGGCGAGACTGCGGTGCGGTTCCGGAGTTCCCAGGACCGGCTACCGATACCAACCTGTTTGTTCGAGGCAGTGCGGGAACGCCCTGGGTCAACGGGGAATCGCTCAGCGAGCAATCACGATGCAATGGCGTCTTCAAGTACTACGGTTCTCGCCGATTTGCCGATGTCACCGATGGCACGTCCAGCACGATCCTGGCATTTGAAGAAATGCACTGGCGTGGTGGCAACGGTGGCCGATTCGACAAAAACCCCAATGACACGGCAGCCTGGATGAGTCCGCTGGCGGCCGTCAACACGGTCCGTAACCCCATCAACAACACCAACCCCGCCTGGCAACAGGGCGCTGGCGACCGGCGCTGTGCCGGCTGGAGCAGCAATCACCCCGGTGGTGCATTGGCGACGCGAGTCGACGGCAGCGTTGGCTTGGTCACCGAAACCATTGACCATATCCTGCGTTATTCGCTCGGTGTTCGAAACGACGGACTGCCGATCAACGAATAG
- a CDS encoding CRTAC1 family protein yields MNTSASIWPPLPLLRRAACLLALCLCVACDSSPRTPTANITPDPPPQATRGKKLFDMSPSSSAPDAGEPSLASPEQCSQFVDVAAQQGLKFVYQTGARGESLMVEPAGGGGGPLDYDCDGQIDLFICQGGDVTAAADATDQPPNAIFRNLANGRFADVSTAAIPQNGFRYGQGVVVGDYDNDGFDDVYLTNVGENTLLRNMGDGTFQDVTESAGVGDSRWSSSAAFADLNDDGLLDLYVCNYVVYDPRNPIVCRNANGEHRICHPREMTAAPDECYINQGNGQFRGEARQRGLFGEGNKALGVAVADFNNDHLPDVYVANDTTANFLFINRGEGQFEEQALLQACAVDRAGAYQASMGLGIGDYNQDGLLDIYVTHFYDESNTLYRNMGPAGFEDVTGFANLHNPTLPRLAFGTVMADFNQNGQQELFVANGHIENYASNTLHRMQPQLFAFDGKRFVECSDQAGKYFQQKFVGRGVAPCDFDNDGDMDLLVIHQDDPAALLQNDSQRGNWLKLLFQGRASNRRGIGCHVTVEVDKQRWVQQLYGGGSYASSREPTLIFGFAQLDGAARVTVRWPSGIEQVLDEVELNQTLEIEEPRHDRPTGPDGVTDSGSRASGDLFLASQR; encoded by the coding sequence TTGAATACCTCCGCTTCCATTTGGCCCCCCTTACCGTTGCTGCGCCGCGCCGCCTGCCTGCTGGCGTTGTGCCTCTGCGTCGCTTGCGACAGCAGTCCCCGAACGCCCACGGCGAACATCACGCCGGATCCGCCCCCCCAAGCGACCAGGGGTAAGAAACTGTTCGACATGTCGCCCAGCTCCTCAGCACCGGACGCCGGGGAGCCCTCACTCGCTTCCCCCGAGCAGTGCAGTCAGTTTGTGGACGTTGCGGCCCAGCAAGGCTTGAAGTTTGTCTACCAAACCGGTGCCCGCGGCGAATCCCTAATGGTGGAACCCGCGGGTGGCGGCGGCGGCCCACTGGACTACGACTGCGATGGCCAGATCGACCTCTTCATCTGTCAGGGCGGCGATGTTACGGCGGCGGCTGATGCAACCGACCAGCCCCCCAATGCCATCTTTCGCAACCTCGCCAACGGCCGCTTCGCCGACGTTTCGACAGCGGCCATTCCGCAAAACGGATTCCGGTATGGGCAAGGCGTTGTCGTGGGCGATTACGACAACGACGGTTTCGACGACGTTTACCTGACCAACGTGGGTGAGAACACGCTGCTGCGAAACATGGGAGACGGAACGTTTCAAGACGTGACCGAATCGGCGGGCGTGGGAGACTCGCGGTGGAGCAGTTCCGCGGCTTTTGCAGACCTCAACGACGACGGCCTGCTGGATTTATACGTTTGTAACTACGTCGTTTACGATCCACGCAACCCCATCGTGTGCCGCAACGCAAACGGCGAGCACCGCATCTGCCACCCTCGGGAAATGACCGCCGCCCCGGACGAATGCTACATCAACCAAGGCAATGGGCAGTTCCGCGGCGAAGCACGCCAGCGGGGCCTGTTCGGTGAAGGCAATAAAGCCCTCGGCGTGGCCGTGGCTGATTTTAATAACGACCACCTACCCGATGTGTATGTGGCCAATGACACCACGGCCAACTTTCTGTTCATCAATCGCGGTGAAGGTCAATTTGAAGAGCAAGCCTTGCTGCAGGCCTGCGCGGTCGACCGCGCGGGCGCCTATCAAGCCAGCATGGGATTGGGCATCGGAGACTATAATCAAGATGGGTTACTGGATATCTACGTCACCCACTTTTACGACGAGTCCAACACGCTGTACCGAAATATGGGCCCCGCCGGCTTTGAAGATGTGACCGGGTTCGCGAACCTCCACAACCCGACACTGCCCCGCTTGGCATTCGGAACCGTAATGGCGGATTTCAATCAAAACGGCCAGCAAGAATTGTTTGTAGCCAACGGGCATATAGAAAATTATGCCAGCAATACACTCCATCGCATGCAACCACAACTGTTCGCCTTTGACGGCAAACGGTTTGTGGAGTGCAGCGATCAGGCGGGCAAGTATTTCCAACAAAAATTTGTCGGCCGCGGGGTCGCGCCTTGTGATTTTGACAATGATGGAGACATGGATTTGCTGGTCATCCACCAAGACGACCCGGCCGCCCTGCTACAGAACGACTCTCAACGAGGCAACTGGCTGAAACTGCTGTTCCAAGGACGAGCCAGCAACCGCCGCGGAATCGGTTGCCACGTGACGGTCGAAGTCGACAAACAACGTTGGGTTCAGCAGCTCTACGGCGGCGGTAGCTATGCCTCGTCGCGAGAACCGACCTTGATCTTCGGATTTGCTCAGCTCGACGGGGCCGCTCGGGTCACCGTCCGCTGGCCCAGCGGCATCGAGCAAGTCCTCGACGAGGTCGAACTAAATCAAACGCTTGAAATCGAGGAACCGCGTCATGACCGTCCAACGGGCCCTGATGGTGTTACTGACTCTGGTAGCCGTGCTTCCGGCGATCTCTTTCTTGCGTCCCAACGCTGA